The segment TTCAGCACCACCTCATTTTTCGAGTCGGAGGTCTATCGACTCACCGGCCAGAAGATCAAGTTGTCGGAAATGTTCACAGTATACCACGAATACCTGGAAGAAGCGCGGCGCTATATCCAGGAGCGCGGTGATTCCTTCTTTGACGAGGGCTCCGAGGGCAACGCCGTGATCCTGGTCTGGCGCAAGCACGGCGTCGTGCCGGCTGCGGCCTACAAAGGCGAATTGGATGCCGACGGTCGCTACGACCATAGCGAAATGTTCGCGGAAATGAAAAACTATCTGGCATACATCAAGGAAAACGACCTTTGGGACCAAGACCTGGTGCTGTCAGCCCTCCGCCTGATCATGGATAAATACATGGGCCAGCCACCGGACCGGTTTGTCTGGCAGGGCCGGGAAATGACTCCCCCGCAATTCCTAGCGGATGTCCTCAAACTCAACCTTGATGACTACGTCTGCGTTATGTCCACTCTCACTCAACCCTTCTATACCTACGGCGAATACGAAGTCGAAGCCAATTGGTGGCACAGCCGGGACTACTACAACCTGCCGCTGGATCAGTTCTATCAGGTCATCACCTACGCCATCCGGAACGGTTATTCCGTCCGTCTCAATGGTGACGTCTCGGAACCCGGCCACAACGGCTTCGAGGACGCGGCCATCATCCCCACATTCGACATCCCGCCCGACTACATCGATCAGGATGCCCGCGAATTCCGCTTCAATAATGGCACCTCCGCCGACGAT is part of the Candidatus Neomarinimicrobiota bacterium genome and harbors:
- a CDS encoding C1 family peptidase, yielding MNRTISFFVTIIISLLVSFPLNGQESLRHKVKYVPRYRDPVLEEMKAKNEQAAKERQAQTQRIRDTQEESKEKKKKQERQLRFDFAGIQKPASPDVFQSVYHSKPIRQFMTGTCWCFSTTSFFESEVYRLTGQKIKLSEMFTVYHEYLEEARRYIQERGDSFFDEGSEGNAVILVWRKHGVVPAAAYKGELDADGRYDHSEMFAEMKNYLAYIKENDLWDQDLVLSALRLIMDKYMGQPPDRFVWQGREMTPPQFLADVLKLNLDDYVCVMSTLTQPFYTYGEYEVEANWWHSRDYYNLPLDQFYQVITYAIRNGYSVRLNGDVSEPGHNGFEDAAIIPTFDIPPDYIDQDAREFRFNNGTSADDHDVHLVGYTRSGDHDWFLIKDSASSAQHGKYKGYYFYREDYIKLKMLTYIVHKDAVKAVVKDFR